One genomic region from Chthonomonas calidirosea T49 encodes:
- a CDS encoding murein hydrolase activator EnvC family protein, with protein sequence MRKKRQLASQLHGLRGHIAAVRAKIRATRVKERHLHVVLHVTKQQVDAARARLQDISDRMSALEHQHQVVLEHLAATQKKLAFQRKMLAERIRENYMRGQISYAEVLLRAASVSDLLSRGVYVRQIVRSDMALINSVQRDIVQIQIDKRRLEAQEAQQQQLAALYEQRKKEYLTLQWAQEEALSHTVALRTQEEEELDELEGEAEAMTARIQFLSGLLEERRREEEAAWRAAHPNAPRRELRQAEEHFAIAPIWRGELIKPVNGVITSEFGMRYHPILHRYRMHTGVDIAAPEGTPIHAAGDGTVIVASYLNGYGYTVVIDHGRGLTTLYGHCSELLVHVGETVHQGQIIARVGATGLATGPHCHFEVRVDGRPVKPF encoded by the coding sequence GTGAGAAAGAAACGGCAGTTGGCCTCTCAACTGCACGGTCTACGAGGTCATATCGCTGCAGTGCGTGCAAAAATTCGCGCTACCCGAGTTAAAGAGCGTCATCTTCACGTTGTTCTGCATGTCACGAAGCAGCAGGTAGATGCAGCACGTGCGCGTTTACAGGACATTAGTGACCGCATGAGCGCTCTAGAGCATCAGCACCAGGTGGTGCTGGAGCATTTGGCAGCCACCCAAAAGAAGCTGGCTTTTCAGCGAAAAATGCTGGCCGAGCGCATTCGCGAGAACTATATGCGAGGCCAGATAAGTTATGCTGAAGTGTTATTAAGAGCGGCCAGCGTTTCCGATCTCCTATCACGCGGGGTGTATGTGCGGCAGATTGTTCGGAGCGATATGGCCCTGATCAACTCAGTGCAGCGAGATATCGTGCAAATTCAGATAGATAAGCGCCGTTTGGAGGCCCAAGAGGCTCAGCAACAACAGCTCGCTGCGCTTTACGAGCAGCGGAAGAAAGAGTATTTGACGTTGCAGTGGGCGCAGGAGGAGGCGTTAAGCCATACGGTGGCTTTGCGAACTCAAGAGGAAGAAGAACTGGACGAACTGGAAGGCGAGGCCGAGGCGATGACGGCGCGTATTCAGTTTCTTTCGGGGCTTTTGGAGGAGAGGCGACGTGAGGAGGAGGCAGCCTGGCGTGCGGCCCATCCCAATGCGCCGAGGCGTGAGCTGCGCCAAGCTGAAGAGCATTTTGCCATCGCTCCCATCTGGCGCGGTGAGCTGATAAAGCCGGTGAATGGGGTTATCACCTCGGAGTTCGGAATGCGATATCACCCAATTCTGCATCGCTATCGCATGCATACCGGGGTAGATATCGCCGCGCCGGAGGGGACGCCCATTCATGCGGCTGGAGATGGCACCGTTATTGTGGCCTCCTATTTGAACGGATATGGCTATACCGTGGTCATAGACCATGGGCGTGGTTTAACCACGCTCTACGGTCACTGCTCTGAGCTGTTGGTGCATGTGGGGGAGACGGTGCATCAAGGGCAGATCATCGCGCGTGTAGGGGCTACCGGTTTAGCTACAGGGCCGCATTGCCATTTTGAAGTACGTGTAGACGGGCGACCTGTAAAACCATTCTAA
- the folE gene encoding GTP cyclohydrolase I FolE has translation MKSKLEEIYASLLEEIGENPEREGLIKTPHRAAEAMRFVTRGYRMNLEDIVNGAIFKADSDDMVIVRGIEFFSMCEHHLFPFFGHANIAYIPDGRIIGLSKLARITEMFARRLQVQERLTVQIAEAVQEILKPKGVGVVLQAKHLCMMARGVEKKSSDMVTSHVLGVFRTDRSTRMEFMNLLDLKEA, from the coding sequence ATGAAATCGAAACTTGAAGAGATCTATGCCTCTCTCCTAGAAGAGATAGGCGAAAATCCGGAACGTGAAGGGCTTATCAAAACCCCGCACCGAGCTGCCGAAGCGATGCGATTTGTTACGCGCGGCTATCGGATGAACCTAGAGGACATCGTGAACGGCGCCATTTTTAAAGCCGATTCCGACGATATGGTGATCGTGCGTGGCATCGAGTTTTTTTCAATGTGCGAACACCACCTTTTTCCCTTCTTCGGCCACGCTAATATTGCCTATATCCCAGACGGGCGAATTATCGGGCTCTCCAAACTAGCCCGTATCACGGAAATGTTCGCCCGCCGACTGCAAGTCCAAGAACGTCTTACCGTGCAGATCGCCGAGGCCGTGCAAGAGATTCTCAAACCGAAAGGAGTGGGGGTCGTCCTGCAAGCAAAACACCTGTGCATGATGGCACGTGGGGTGGAAAAGAAGAGCAGCGACATGGTAACAAGCCACGTGTTGGGCGTCTTCCGAACCGATCGCAGCACAAGAATGGAATTCATGAATTTGCTCGACCTCAAAGAGGCGTAG
- a CDS encoding 6-carboxytetrahydropterin synthase: MLIMTRRLYFAAAHRDIQGSELTGHTYTLDVAVSGHINERTGLLVNIKELDRIVKEHVLNQIDGKCLNDRLSFFQAHLATPENIATYIAGTVHPFLPSDIHLHSVRLQPTPVLYTEWLSSLKEVSHMLLTKIYEFSASHRLHSDSLSAEENRTLFGKCNNPNGHGHNYELEVTICGPINPITGRVLPPERLDAVVEREVLSRYDHRYLNLDVPEFAHVVPSAEMIVKTIWERLRPCIPAPARLYRLRLYETPRNLFEYSEEDDKEQR; encoded by the coding sequence ATGCTGATCATGACACGTCGTCTCTATTTTGCTGCCGCCCACCGAGATATCCAAGGTTCAGAGCTAACTGGCCATACCTACACCCTCGACGTGGCCGTAAGTGGCCATATCAACGAACGCACCGGATTACTGGTTAATATCAAGGAGCTAGATCGTATTGTAAAAGAGCACGTTCTCAACCAAATAGATGGGAAATGTCTGAATGATCGCCTGTCATTTTTTCAAGCACACCTGGCAACCCCAGAGAATATCGCTACCTATATCGCCGGAACCGTTCACCCTTTTCTACCTTCAGATATTCATCTGCACTCTGTTCGGCTGCAACCAACCCCTGTCCTCTATACAGAGTGGCTCTCTTCGCTTAAGGAGGTCTCTCACATGCTCCTGACAAAAATTTATGAGTTTTCTGCTTCTCATCGTCTCCATAGCGATTCTCTTTCGGCAGAAGAGAACCGTACTCTGTTCGGGAAATGCAATAACCCTAACGGTCATGGGCATAACTACGAACTGGAGGTGACGATCTGCGGCCCCATTAACCCGATAACCGGCAGAGTGCTTCCGCCGGAACGCCTTGACGCCGTCGTGGAGCGCGAAGTTCTTTCCCGCTACGATCACCGTTACCTCAATTTAGATGTTCCAGAGTTCGCTCATGTGGTACCTTCGGCGGAGATGATCGTAAAAACCATATGGGAACGCCTGCGCCCGTGCATACCAGCACCGGCACGCCTCTATCGGTTGCGCCTCTATGAGACGCCAAGGAATCTATTTGAGTACTCGGAAGAAGACGACAAGGAACAACGATGA
- a CDS encoding ABC transporter permease: MSIVTGVLLGTLAETTPLLYTSLGETVAQRAGVINVGLEGILLASAFTASLTTYHIGNPYIGVGIGMLTGVAFALLFGFFALVLHADQVVTGVVFNLFALGITGTLYRFLFALHDKSLITAQLPLLHHTVTLLTPLALPAVALVWWWLYSTRSGLELRACGEQPLAADAAGISVRRTRAIALIFDGAMAGIAGAFLSVADSNTFVPNMSAGKGFIALAIVTAGRWNPIGCLVASLLFGFTNALQFQAQALGFDGLYRHIAAIFHLTTLLHRLNLDHFPYQLFLALPYLVTMLILFGSSRSTRAPAALGRPYRKE; this comes from the coding sequence ATGAGCATCGTTACCGGAGTTCTCTTAGGCACCCTCGCAGAGACAACCCCCCTTCTTTACACCTCGCTCGGCGAAACGGTGGCCCAGCGCGCGGGCGTTATCAATGTGGGCCTAGAAGGTATCTTACTAGCCAGTGCCTTTACAGCTAGTCTCACAACATATCATATTGGAAACCCGTACATCGGTGTAGGTATCGGCATGTTAACTGGCGTTGCCTTCGCCCTGCTGTTCGGCTTTTTTGCTCTTGTCCTGCATGCCGATCAAGTCGTTACCGGAGTCGTTTTCAACCTCTTTGCGCTTGGCATCACAGGCACGCTCTATCGCTTTCTTTTCGCCTTACACGATAAAAGCCTTATCACGGCCCAGCTCCCACTCCTTCATCACACGGTAACCCTCCTAACGCCGCTTGCCCTTCCGGCCGTCGCCCTCGTTTGGTGGTGGCTCTACTCCACACGCAGTGGGCTTGAGTTACGCGCCTGCGGCGAACAGCCTCTTGCAGCCGACGCAGCCGGCATCTCCGTTCGCAGAACGCGCGCTATTGCTCTTATTTTTGATGGAGCGATGGCAGGTATTGCCGGCGCCTTTCTTTCCGTCGCCGACTCCAACACCTTCGTGCCGAATATGTCGGCAGGTAAGGGCTTTATCGCCCTCGCCATTGTTACAGCAGGCCGCTGGAACCCTATCGGATGCCTTGTAGCCTCACTGCTGTTCGGTTTCACCAATGCTCTGCAGTTTCAAGCCCAAGCCCTTGGTTTCGATGGGCTCTATCGGCATATCGCTGCAATCTTCCACCTTACTACGCTTTTGCACCGGCTTAATCTCGATCATTTTCCCTATCAGCTATTTCTTGCCCTGCCCTACCTCGTCACCATGCTGATTCTCTTCGGCAGCAGCCGCTCCACACGCGCTCCTGCAGCACTTGGGCGTCCCTATCGTAAAGAGTAA
- a CDS encoding ABC transporter permease — protein MSFSKSFPTKPKAIYHLLRFLSIAFLYIIGFLILLVATFAIFGVAPSKALFALQQGAFGGGSISPAYALSETLVRATPLLLTGLSIVVAWQAGMFSIGGDGQLLMGALTATVLAQLQQVVNPNLLILLMLVCGTLVGGLWGAIAGWLRVKRNVQEVISTIMLNYIALYLVGAAVVGPLQESSHSNPESNLLPDKLLFAHILPPSWSGGVTTRLHSGVFLAFLAVPIVWLYLYRTLPGFHLRLVGQNPDAARATGVLVDRIRVRAMAFSGALCGLAGVVQLLGTSERLSANFSPGWGYTAIPVALVGGLHPIGTLLSALFFGALEAGSVNAEQTLQVPASLIAIVQAAAVLAIIGVNAWRQHYPTELKD, from the coding sequence ATGTCCTTCTCCAAAAGCTTCCCCACAAAACCCAAGGCCATCTACCATCTCCTTCGTTTTCTGAGCATTGCTTTTCTTTACATCATCGGCTTTCTCATCCTTTTAGTCGCAACTTTCGCTATTTTTGGGGTCGCTCCGAGCAAGGCGCTCTTCGCATTACAACAGGGCGCGTTCGGCGGAGGTTCCATCTCACCTGCCTATGCCCTCTCCGAAACCCTTGTGCGGGCCACCCCTCTCCTGCTTACCGGGCTCAGCATTGTTGTGGCGTGGCAAGCCGGCATGTTTAGCATCGGCGGCGACGGTCAGCTCCTTATGGGGGCGCTGACCGCCACCGTTCTCGCCCAGCTTCAGCAGGTGGTTAACCCTAATCTGCTCATTCTGCTTATGCTTGTGTGCGGTACCCTCGTAGGCGGACTTTGGGGGGCCATTGCCGGTTGGCTTAGGGTAAAGCGCAATGTGCAGGAAGTCATCAGCACGATTATGCTCAACTACATCGCCCTCTATCTCGTCGGAGCTGCAGTAGTAGGGCCTCTTCAAGAATCTTCCCACAGCAATCCCGAATCCAACCTGTTGCCCGATAAGCTTCTCTTTGCCCACATCCTACCGCCCTCATGGTCTGGAGGCGTCACAACAAGACTCCATAGTGGCGTTTTTCTTGCCTTCCTGGCCGTGCCCATCGTCTGGCTCTACCTCTATCGAACACTTCCAGGCTTTCACCTACGCCTTGTTGGCCAAAACCCCGATGCCGCACGTGCCACAGGTGTGTTGGTAGACCGGATCCGTGTTCGAGCCATGGCGTTTTCCGGCGCCCTCTGCGGTCTGGCTGGCGTTGTTCAGCTGCTTGGCACAAGCGAGCGCCTAAGCGCCAATTTTTCGCCGGGTTGGGGCTATACCGCTATCCCGGTAGCTTTGGTTGGCGGTCTACATCCTATAGGCACGCTCCTGTCTGCCCTCTTCTTTGGCGCCCTTGAGGCCGGCTCTGTCAACGCAGAGCAGACGTTGCAGGTGCCCGCCAGCCTCATCGCCATCGTACAAGCAGCTGCTGTCTTGGCCATCATCGGTGTCAACGCCTGGCGTCAACACTACCCCACTGAACTGAAGGATTGA
- a CDS encoding ABC transporter ATP-binding protein: MNLARDTAGSKTPLVAPSPTISSVQMQQIAKRYGTTVALDAVDFELQAGEIHALLGENGAGKSTLMHVLSGMTQPDAGTVRINNVSVHIGSPREARRLGIAMVHQHFTLVPAFTVQENLALDADISLHTLRYRAEEAAKPALNQAAALGWQLDPHARVEDLPVGIQQRIEIAKALATNAQWLIFDEPTAVLIGEEIEELFRVLRALRDSGKGIVFITHKLPEVMAIADRVTVLRRGHKVATAPIHQVHPALLAQWMVGEAPATQRAPESHSISRPLHTKTPAFRAENLTVLGDKGEKVLENISFEVYPGEIFGVGGVDGNGQTELAETLVGLRSPQSGQLFWYEGAFQPGHSPRIGYIPQDRRRHGLALTMTVEENLLFEAVKEAKYRIGPFLRRAALHDLAETLIREFDIRTPSAKLPASALSGGNQQKIVVARALHHRAEWIVAVNPVRGLDINATQFVHTQLLNAKQRGASIVLISTDLDELAALADRTVILSNRQMHPIDLTQRDATQIGLLLGGAFTKEAP, encoded by the coding sequence ATGAACTTAGCGCGTGACACTGCGGGATCAAAAACTCCGCTCGTAGCGCCTTCACCTACAATCTCTTCGGTGCAGATGCAGCAGATCGCCAAGCGCTATGGCACCACGGTCGCCCTAGATGCTGTAGATTTCGAGCTGCAAGCCGGCGAAATTCACGCCCTGCTTGGCGAAAACGGCGCTGGAAAATCAACCCTTATGCATGTTCTATCGGGTATGACCCAGCCCGATGCAGGCACCGTTCGTATCAACAATGTCTCCGTTCATATCGGTTCCCCTAGAGAGGCTCGCCGGCTTGGCATCGCAATGGTGCACCAGCACTTTACCCTTGTACCGGCCTTTACGGTACAGGAAAACCTCGCTCTCGACGCCGACATCTCTTTACACACTCTGCGCTATCGCGCCGAAGAGGCTGCCAAGCCGGCCTTAAACCAGGCCGCTGCGCTCGGCTGGCAGCTCGATCCGCACGCACGTGTGGAGGATCTTCCCGTGGGTATTCAACAGCGTATCGAGATCGCGAAAGCCTTGGCGACCAACGCACAATGGCTTATCTTCGATGAGCCCACCGCTGTGCTCATTGGTGAAGAGATCGAGGAGCTGTTTCGCGTTCTGCGTGCGCTGCGCGATTCAGGGAAAGGGATTGTCTTCATCACGCACAAACTGCCCGAAGTCATGGCCATTGCCGACCGCGTGACCGTGCTGCGTAGAGGGCATAAGGTGGCTACAGCGCCCATTCATCAGGTTCATCCGGCCCTGCTTGCCCAATGGATGGTTGGCGAAGCACCTGCAACACAGCGTGCACCAGAAAGCCACTCGATCTCACGCCCCCTTCACACCAAGACGCCCGCCTTCCGAGCCGAAAATCTTACCGTACTCGGCGATAAGGGAGAGAAGGTACTGGAAAATATCTCCTTCGAGGTCTATCCAGGAGAAATATTCGGCGTTGGTGGCGTAGATGGTAACGGCCAAACAGAGCTTGCCGAAACGCTTGTGGGGTTACGATCTCCGCAATCCGGCCAGTTATTTTGGTACGAAGGAGCGTTTCAGCCAGGACACTCCCCTCGCATCGGCTATATCCCCCAAGATCGGCGACGTCATGGGCTAGCCCTCACTATGACGGTAGAAGAAAACCTTCTGTTTGAAGCGGTGAAGGAGGCCAAATATCGTATCGGCCCTTTCCTGCGTCGTGCAGCTCTGCACGATCTTGCCGAAACGCTGATTCGTGAGTTCGATATTCGAACCCCAAGTGCAAAGCTTCCCGCCTCGGCTCTGTCTGGTGGCAATCAGCAAAAGATCGTCGTCGCACGCGCTCTGCACCACCGTGCCGAGTGGATCGTAGCTGTTAACCCAGTGCGAGGTCTCGATATTAACGCCACCCAATTCGTGCATACCCAACTTCTGAACGCCAAACAACGCGGGGCCTCTATCGTACTCATCTCTACTGACCTCGACGAGTTGGCAGCTCTGGCAGACCGCACCGTCATCCTTTCCAATCGTCAAATGCACCCCATAGACCTTACCCAACGCGATGCCACTCAAATCGGTCTGCTGCTCGGTGGTGCCTTTACCAAGGAGGCGCCTTGA
- a CDS encoding BMP family lipoprotein encodes MHFDRSLQRAAAISLLLSLLVWAVGCGRQQNAASSPTNAPPGAPSGQQPFRVALIMSGSTTDHGWNQGAYEALKAVAKKLGLSDSQIAFKEQATSADSQLESLRAFASQGYNVVIGHGEEYEQPALRIAPEFPKTLFVISSGSQVATNVTPIVFKLEDGAYLEGMLAAGMSRSGIIGAVGADPIGPVKSVFSAYALGAKAINPKINVLQPLFTNDWDDVGKAKQATLSLIGRGADVIIQDLDNAAQGVFNAVEQSNRPGHPVYALGTNSDQNGNAPDVILASAPINLYPAFLNIIQAAKEGTFKPNATPYGLKSGVIGFVYNPKLEPKIPPALKQKIDAAKQKIIDGTLVIPKAG; translated from the coding sequence ATGCACTTTGACAGATCGCTGCAACGAGCGGCCGCTATCTCTCTGCTTCTGTCGCTTCTGGTTTGGGCAGTTGGTTGTGGGCGTCAACAAAATGCCGCTTCCAGCCCGACAAACGCCCCCCCTGGAGCGCCTTCTGGACAACAGCCTTTTCGAGTCGCCCTCATTATGTCCGGTTCCACTACCGACCATGGCTGGAACCAAGGCGCCTACGAGGCCTTAAAAGCGGTAGCCAAAAAGTTGGGGCTAAGCGATAGCCAGATCGCCTTTAAAGAGCAGGCAACCTCCGCCGATAGCCAACTAGAAAGCCTTCGCGCTTTTGCCTCCCAAGGCTACAATGTGGTCATCGGTCATGGAGAGGAGTACGAACAGCCGGCGCTACGCATTGCTCCCGAATTTCCCAAAACGCTATTTGTCATCTCGTCGGGTAGTCAGGTCGCGACCAACGTGACTCCCATCGTCTTCAAGTTGGAGGATGGCGCCTATCTCGAGGGCATGTTAGCTGCCGGAATGAGCAGAAGCGGCATCATCGGCGCTGTTGGTGCCGACCCCATAGGTCCGGTCAAAAGCGTTTTCTCAGCCTATGCGCTCGGCGCCAAGGCCATCAACCCCAAAATCAACGTTTTACAACCTCTCTTCACCAACGACTGGGACGATGTTGGCAAGGCGAAACAGGCCACTCTCTCCCTCATCGGCCGTGGCGCGGATGTCATTATCCAAGACCTCGATAACGCCGCGCAGGGGGTCTTCAATGCCGTCGAACAGAGCAACCGACCTGGTCACCCTGTCTATGCGCTAGGAACGAATAGTGACCAAAATGGCAACGCTCCGGATGTGATTTTGGCAAGCGCGCCGATCAACCTTTACCCGGCTTTTCTTAACATTATACAGGCCGCAAAAGAGGGTACCTTTAAACCAAATGCAACGCCTTATGGCCTTAAGTCAGGCGTTATCGGTTTTGTCTACAATCCTAAACTAGAGCCTAAGATCCCCCCGGCGCTAAAACAAAAAATAGATGCGGCCAAACAAAAGATCATAGATGGAACCCTTGTTATACCGAAAGCAGGCTAG